From Cucumis melo cultivar AY chromosome 1, USDA_Cmelo_AY_1.0, whole genome shotgun sequence, a single genomic window includes:
- the LOC103492898 gene encoding zinc finger protein GAI-ASSOCIATED FACTOR 1-like — MGISNITSKNHHANLSSANSTMEDQLEEVEQNNNNNQHQLLNHFLYGSPNGDQTNSHGSSNSLDHHQQRSVKKKRNLPGTPDPNAEVIALSPTTLMARNRFVCEICNKGFQRDQNLQLHRRGHNLPWKLRQRTGAEVKKRVYVCPEPTCVHHNPARALGDLTGIKKHFSRKHGEKKWKCEKCSKKYAVQSDLKAHQKTCGTREYKCDCGTLFSRRDSFITHRAFCNALTEESNKLKQGILSSNNNNNNIEPISIISTPKLPHFGTSIMPEFNPYDQKTPFKSLPQELNNSTPTTGAPGGLFMGGHYRNNNNSSSLSSLKLSSTTSSRFSCLYDSKNGCLQDTESGTATLVTSATALLQKAAQIGATTSSVGVLKSPLMEMPHSDHQPDMVGMNMGMYGHMMMMKEQDHNCSTNSSSFVGPEKGQWRPISRFSGGGSGSGEENQMMTLDLLGERGWRLRHLQGDESSHHYHQQEMVPIMKHFEMQSFHGDSSNVDKSIFEF, encoded by the exons ATGGGAATCTCAAACATTACAAGTAAAAATCATCATGCTAACTTGTCTTCAGCCAATAGTACTATGGAAGATCAGTTAGAAGAAGTTGAacaaaacaacaataataatcaaCATCAGCTTCTTAACCACTTCCTCTATGGCTCTCCCAATGGAGATCAAACCAATTCCCATGGCTCATCTAATTCCCTTGATCACCACCAACAAAGATCAGTCAAGAAGAAGCGTAACCTTCCCGGCACTCCAG aTCCAAATGCTGAAGTTATTGCTTTATCACCAACAACCCTAATGGCTAGAAATAGGTTTGTGTGTGAGATTTGCAACAAGGGGTTTCAAAGAGATCAAAACCTTCAATTGCATAGAAGAGGCCACAACCTTCCATGGAAACTCCGGCAAAGGACCGGTGCCGAAGTGAAGAAAAGGGTCTACGTATGCCCCGAACCGACATGTGTTC ATCACAACCCGGCTCGAGCTCTCGGCGATCTCACTGGAATTAAGAAGCATTTTAGTAGAAAGCATGGGGAGAAGAAATGGAAGTGTGAGAAATGTTCCAAGAAATATGCAGTTCAGTCTGATTTGAAAGCTCATCAAAAGACTTGTGGCACTAGGGAATACAAATGTGATTGTGGAACTCTCTTTTCCAG AAGGGACAGCTTCATCACCCACAGAGCCTTTTGCAATGCATTAACAGAAGAAAGCAACAAACTAAAGCAAGGAATTCTCAGCagcaacaacaataacaataacatagAACCAATCTCAATTATCTCCACTCCAAAGCTTCCTCATTTTGGCACATCAATCATGCCTGAATTCAACCCTTATGATCAAAAAACCCCTTTCAAATCCCTCCCCCAAGAACTCAACAACTCGACCCCGACCACTGGCGCACCCGGAGGCTTGTTCATGGGCGGACATTACCGAAACAACAACAATTCTTCCTCTCTCTCAAGCCTTAAGCTCAGCTCCACCACCTCTTCGCGCTTTAGTTGTCTTTATGATAGTAAAAATGGCTGCCTTCAG GATACCGAGTCGGGAACAGCCACATTGGTTACATCGGCCACGGCCCTGTTGCAAAAAGCTGCACAGATAGGAGCAACCACAAGCTCTGTTGGTGTTTTGAAGTCACCATTGATGGAAATGCCACATTCTGATCATCAACCAGACATGGTAGGAATGAATATGGGAATGTATGGACatatgatgatgatgaaagAACAAGATCATAACTGTAGTACCAACAGCTCGAGTTTTGTTGGCCCCGAAAAGGGCCAGTGGCGACCGATATCGAGATTTTCAGGTGGTGGTAGTGGATCAGGCGAAGAGAATCAAATGATGACTTTGGATTTGTTGGGAGAAAGAGGGTGGAGGTTGAGACATTTGCAAGGAGATGAAAGTAGCCACCACTATCACCAGCAGGAGATGGTGCCAATTATGAAGCATTTTGAGATGCAAAGCTTTCATGGGGATTCTTCAAATGTTGACAAATCCATATTTGAGTTTTGA
- the LOC103492849 gene encoding metal tolerance protein C1, with amino-acid sequence MGYRFHRLNPMLQSFYSRISPPTRNEFHSIPSFQSLNLHPQITLLGIYDDPKSKICRRWHLGHSHRHDDDHRFGQEGENIFKLGLGADIGLAVGKAVTGYLSGSTAIIADAAHSVSDVVLSGVALWSFKAGKAPKDKEHPYGHGKFETLGALGISTMLLATAGGIAWHASELLLGLLSAAPEIVNQPFGLESLHNHSHSHGEHHHGIDMDHPILALNMTIISICIKEGLYWITKRAGEKQGSGLMKANAWHHRADAISSVVALIGVGGSILGVKFLDPLAGLVVSGMILKAGLQTGHQSILELVDAAIPADQIDPFKQTILQVEGVKGCHRLRGRRAGSSLYLDVHIEVDPFLSVSAAHSIGENVRQKIHTSHPEVSEVFIHIDPSISHFPPKLSNKQASSTGTSNQSTNFLLTEKNIEATVSDIILSKFPENMVVERITPHLLQGKILLQIEVSMPPDLLIRNAMDVAKRAENEILKADSNIVHVSIQLRLGHQIPQLSH; translated from the exons ATGGGATACAGATTCCACCGTCTCAATCCCATGCTTCAATCCTTCTATTCCAGGATTTCCCCACCAACCCGCAACGAATTTCATTCAATTCCCTCATTTCAATCTCTCAATCTACATCCCCAAATCACATTACTAGGAATCTATGATGATCCCAAGAGCAAAATCTGCAGAAGGTGGCATTTGGGTCACTCGCACCGCCATGACGATGATCATCGATTTGGCCAAGAGGGTGAGAATATTTTCAAGTTGGGTCTTGGAGCTGACATTGGATTGGCTGTGGGGAAGGCTGTGACGGGCTATTTATCAGGAAGCACAGCTATTATTGCTGATGCGGCTCATTCGGTTTCTGATGTG GTTCTTAGTGGCGTTGCTTTATGGTCATTTAAAGCTGGGAAAGCTCCCAAAGACAAGGAGCATCCATATG GACATGGTAAATTTGAGACTCTGGGAGCCCTTGGAATCTCTACCATGCTCTTAGCAACTGCTGGTGGCATTGCTTGGCATGCTTCTGAACTTTTACTG GGCTTGTTGTCAGCAGCTCCTGAAATAGTCAATCAGCCTTTTGGACTTGAAAGTTTGCATAACCATAGCCATAGCCATGGTGAACATCATCATGGAATTGACATGGATCATCCTATTCTAGCGTTGAATATGACTATTATATCAATATGTATCAAAGAAGG GCTTTACTGGATAACGAAACGAGCTGGGGAAAAACAAGGAAGTGGACTCATGAAAGCAAATGCATGGCATCACCGTGCTGATGCGATATCGTCTGTAGTTGCTCTCATTGGTGTTG GAGGTTCCATCCTTGGGGTGAAGTTTCTTGATCCCTTAGCAGGACTCGTTGTCTCTGGCATGATTCTAAAGGCTGGACTTCAAACTGGACACCAGAG CATCTtggaattagtggatgctgcaaTCCCAGCAGATCAAATTGATCCTTTCAAACAAACAATACTGCAAGTTGAGGGTGTCAAG GGCTGCCATCGGCTAAGAGGAAGGAGAGCTGGCTCTTCTTTGTATCTTGATGTGCACATCGAG GTTGATCCTTTTTTGAGTGTCAGTGCAGCCCATTCTATAGGTGAAAATGTTCGTCAAAAGATTCATACTTCCCATCCCGAAGTATCCGAAGTATTTATACATATAG ATCCCTCCATATCACATTTTCCACCCAAGTTATCAAACAAGCAGGCAAGTTCAACAGGAACTTCAAATCAAAGTACAAACTTCCTTCTCACTGAGAAGAACATTGAAGCAACCGTTTCCGATATCATCCTGTCAAAATTTCCTGAG AACATGGTGGTTGAACGAATTACACCCCACTTGTTGCAAGGCAAGATCCTCCTCCAAATCGAGGTCTCGATGCCTCCCGACTTACTAATTCG AAATGCGATGGATGTAGCAAAACGAGCAGAAAATGAGATCTTGAAAGCAGATTCTAACATTGTTCATGTTAGCATTCAACTTCGTTTGGGACATCAAATTCCACAACTCAGCCACTAA